A genomic window from Halogeometricum borinquense DSM 11551 includes:
- the purD gene encoding phosphoribosylamine--glycine ligase, which translates to MTETALLVGGGGREHAIARALTASPDCELYACASNRNPGIASLSAGFRQVSETAADDIVAYATEVGADVAVIGPESALEAGVADALDDAGVYTFGPQAEDARIETDKAFQREFMAEEGIPGCPDFSVFEDTEAACEYIDEYDGDLAVKPAGLTGGKGVKVTGDQVTKAEAKEYLRESDYEEVVLEERLVGEEFTVQAFVANGDVRPTPAVQDHKRAYEGDEGPNTGGMGSYSDSVAELPFMTFEDYTEAVEVLEATVDALDDYKGVLYGQFMLTADGVKVIEFNARFGDPEAMNTLPVLETPFLDVVTAGRDGESLPELEFAGKATVCKYAVPDGYPTDPDDGAQIEVDEENVGDALLFYASVDARDDGLYTTTSRSFAVVGVEDTIAEAEKAAEAGLSAAGEGLRIRHDIGKPDLVQRRIDHVNELRGE; encoded by the coding sequence ATGACGGAGACGGCGCTTCTCGTCGGCGGCGGTGGCCGCGAACACGCCATCGCGCGTGCCCTGACTGCCAGCCCCGACTGCGAACTGTACGCCTGTGCGAGCAACCGCAACCCCGGAATCGCGTCGCTTTCGGCCGGGTTCCGACAGGTGTCGGAGACGGCGGCCGACGACATCGTCGCGTACGCCACCGAAGTGGGTGCAGACGTGGCCGTCATCGGTCCCGAATCAGCCCTCGAAGCGGGCGTCGCTGACGCTCTCGACGACGCCGGGGTGTACACGTTCGGTCCGCAGGCCGAAGACGCCCGCATCGAGACTGACAAAGCCTTCCAGCGGGAGTTCATGGCCGAAGAAGGCATTCCCGGCTGCCCGGACTTCTCGGTGTTCGAGGACACCGAAGCGGCCTGCGAGTACATCGACGAGTACGACGGCGACTTGGCCGTCAAGCCCGCCGGCCTGACGGGGGGCAAGGGCGTGAAAGTCACCGGCGACCAAGTGACCAAAGCGGAAGCCAAAGAGTACCTCCGCGAGTCCGACTACGAGGAAGTCGTCCTCGAAGAACGCCTCGTCGGCGAGGAGTTCACCGTGCAGGCGTTCGTGGCGAACGGTGACGTCCGCCCGACGCCCGCCGTGCAGGACCACAAGCGCGCCTACGAGGGCGACGAAGGGCCGAACACGGGCGGCATGGGAAGTTACAGCGACTCAGTCGCCGAACTGCCGTTCATGACGTTCGAGGACTACACCGAGGCCGTCGAAGTGCTGGAAGCGACGGTCGATGCGTTAGATGACTACAAAGGCGTCCTCTACGGCCAGTTCATGCTCACCGCCGACGGCGTGAAAGTCATCGAGTTCAACGCCCGATTCGGTGATCCCGAGGCGATGAACACGCTTCCCGTCCTCGAAACGCCGTTCCTCGACGTTGTGACGGCCGGACGCGATGGCGAGTCGCTTCCGGAACTGGAGTTCGCCGGAAAGGCGACAGTGTGCAAGTACGCCGTCCCCGACGGCTACCCGACGGACCCCGACGACGGGGCACAGATCGAAGTTGACGAGGAGAACGTCGGTGACGCACTGCTGTTCTACGCTAGCGTTGACGCCCGCGACGACGGTCTGTACACGACCACCTCGCGGTCGTTCGCCGTCGTCGGCGTCGAAGACACGATTGCGGAGGCTGAGAAGGCCGCCGAGGCCGGTCTGTCGGCCGCCGGTGAGGGTCTTCGCATCCGCCACGACATCGGCAAACCCGACCTCGTACAACGGCGCATCGATCACGTGAACGAACTGCGCGGCGAGTAG
- a CDS encoding acyltransferase, producing MSDDTDDAAGRRHHRVQGHPTPGPLNSLQYWTDAKPVWRVALNYILVWVARVAPLLRWKNWALRRLGVTVGSGVSWGLEATPDVFWPELVTLGDDVIVGYDSVILCHEFLQDEYRTGEVVIGDRAMIGAKAVILPGVHIGEDAQVAANSLVTRDVPPGTTVAGVPARPMSSSELDDEDET from the coding sequence GTGAGCGACGACACCGACGACGCGGCGGGACGACGACACCACCGAGTGCAGGGTCATCCGACGCCCGGCCCCCTGAACTCCCTCCAGTACTGGACGGACGCAAAGCCCGTTTGGCGCGTCGCGTTGAACTACATCCTCGTGTGGGTGGCGCGCGTGGCACCCTTGCTCCGATGGAAAAACTGGGCGCTCCGACGACTCGGCGTTACCGTTGGGAGCGGCGTCTCGTGGGGGCTCGAAGCGACGCCCGACGTGTTCTGGCCCGAACTCGTTACCCTCGGCGACGACGTGATCGTCGGCTATGATTCGGTTATTCTCTGCCACGAGTTCCTGCAAGACGAATACCGAACGGGCGAAGTTGTTATCGGCGACCGTGCGATGATCGGCGCGAAAGCAGTCATCCTTCCGGGCGTCCACATTGGCGAGGACGCGCAGGTTGCCGCGAACTCGCTCGTGACGCGGGACGTACCGCCGGGGACGACGGTGGCGGGTGTCCCGGCGCGGCCGATGTCGAGTTCGGAACTCGATGACGAAGACGAGACGTAA
- the dacZ gene encoding diadenylate cyclase gives MVALSDLLDNVVADVDALFIFSPSSSYYERFADADLDTPVVVVASENAVDAETYIELPLEFDNVRDRIRFGVEGAMENGVVEEDDIVACNVAVFGGDQDAVIRVRVTEEMRSGIYDLFANSRADPSVIRNVFEVAIELGKKGQKGKPVGALFVVGDAGKVMNKSRPLSYNPFEKSHVHVGDPIVNVMLKEFSRLDGAFIISDSGKIVSAYRYLEPAAEGVDIPKGLGARHMAGAAITRDTNATTIVLSESDGLVRAFKGGQMILEIDPEDY, from the coding sequence ATGGTGGCGTTATCGGACCTCCTCGACAATGTCGTGGCGGATGTGGACGCGTTGTTCATTTTCTCGCCGAGTAGTTCGTACTACGAACGGTTCGCAGACGCCGACCTCGACACACCAGTTGTGGTGGTCGCGTCCGAGAACGCCGTCGATGCGGAAACGTACATCGAACTCCCCTTAGAGTTCGACAACGTACGCGACCGCATCCGCTTCGGTGTCGAGGGTGCCATGGAGAACGGTGTCGTCGAGGAGGACGACATCGTCGCTTGCAACGTCGCGGTCTTCGGCGGCGACCAAGACGCCGTGATTCGCGTCCGCGTCACAGAGGAGATGCGGTCCGGCATCTACGACCTGTTCGCTAACTCCCGTGCGGACCCGAGCGTCATCCGCAACGTGTTCGAGGTGGCGATTGAACTCGGCAAGAAGGGACAGAAGGGGAAACCGGTCGGCGCGTTGTTCGTCGTCGGTGACGCCGGAAAGGTGATGAACAAGTCCCGACCGCTGTCGTACAACCCGTTCGAGAAGTCTCACGTCCACGTCGGCGATCCCATCGTGAACGTGATGCTCAAGGAGTTCTCCCGGTTGGACGGTGCGTTCATCATCTCCGACTCGGGGAAAATCGTCAGTGCCTACCGCTATCTTGAACCCGCGGCGGAGGGGGTCGATATTCCGAAGGGCCTCGGCGCGCGACACATGGCCGGTGCGGCGATCACCCGCGACACGAACGCGACGACGATTGTTCTCTCGGAGTCGGACGGCCTCGTCCGAGCGTTCAAGGGCGGACAGATGATTCTGGAGATTGACCCGGAGGACTACTAA
- a CDS encoding mechanosensitive ion channel domain-containing protein, whose protein sequence is MIPAGSMLLMQSGDRTPTSGPATSPADSFLAELYTLFPRDVWFALIVLVAGVAVALILGTLTRRVLTGLGVPEAIEGTAFERTARNFDTSTVEILGWLVRYFVVGIAILAALSIANVNYADRFWSQVVEFLPMLFFAVVILIVGIVVGDKVELLVAERLRGVKLPQIGIIPAAAKFTVFYLASLIALSQLGVATMALVIFLAAYLFAIVFLGGIAFADMLKSGAAGTYLLLTQPYAIGDEIRVGDTGGIVQEVDLFVTHVEDDGEEYIVPNRKVFEEGIVRLR, encoded by the coding sequence ATGATCCCCGCGGGTTCCATGCTTTTGATGCAGAGCGGCGACCGTACTCCCACGTCCGGCCCTGCAACGAGTCCTGCAGACTCGTTCCTCGCGGAACTCTACACGCTTTTTCCTCGGGATGTGTGGTTCGCGCTGATCGTTCTCGTCGCGGGTGTCGCCGTCGCTCTCATCCTCGGGACGCTCACACGTCGTGTGCTGACCGGTCTCGGCGTCCCCGAAGCTATCGAGGGAACGGCGTTCGAGCGGACCGCGCGGAACTTCGACACTTCGACGGTCGAAATCCTCGGCTGGTTGGTCCGGTATTTCGTCGTCGGCATCGCTATCCTCGCCGCGTTGTCCATCGCCAACGTGAACTACGCCGACCGGTTCTGGAGTCAGGTCGTCGAGTTCCTGCCGATGTTGTTCTTCGCGGTGGTCATCCTCATCGTCGGCATCGTCGTCGGCGACAAGGTTGAACTGCTGGTCGCAGAGCGACTGCGCGGTGTCAAACTCCCGCAGATCGGTATCATCCCTGCGGCCGCGAAGTTCACCGTGTTCTATCTCGCGTCCCTCATCGCCCTCTCGCAACTCGGTGTTGCCACCATGGCGCTCGTCATCTTCCTCGCCGCCTACCTGTTCGCCATCGTGTTCCTCGGCGGCATCGCCTTCGCGGATATGCTCAAGTCGGGTGCGGCGGGCACGTACCTCCTCTTGACGCAACCCTACGCCATCGGCGACGAAATTCGCGTCGGCGACACGGGCGGTATCGTCCAAGAGGTGGACTTGTTCGTCACGCACGTCGAGGACGACGGCGAGGAGTACATCGTCCCCAACCGGAAAGTGTTCGAGGAAGGGATCGTCCGTCTCCGTTGA
- a CDS encoding sensor histidine kinase has translation MEWSSDDDKHRLDGDVYREAFRSTEAPALIADPNFVIRDVNPGCLDLLGYESGELVGESAATIAGDDRIYEDVVEHLSRGETWTGRFIAQTKAGANVFGRGFAAPIIADSTVEGVIAIFVDTAKQQQYENASEVLNRLLRHDLRNELNVMYGHIQRAQSESSIDEVTESLEKAQDKILEIVHKSERARDLRNLLERSYSASNRPVRLDIVLNNTLVEVMQQYPDAEFKFQVFPEVIVRADDLLATAIEAVLENAVTHNDADDPVVRVSVEVHDDHVILAIADNGPGVPESQRDLIFGREEYDQLHHGTGISLFFADSVFDSYDGEIWVEDNDPRGAIFKMRLERP, from the coding sequence GTGGAGTGGAGTTCCGACGACGACAAACACCGCCTCGATGGTGACGTCTACCGCGAAGCGTTTCGAAGCACCGAGGCACCGGCCCTCATCGCCGACCCGAACTTCGTTATACGTGACGTCAATCCAGGTTGTCTGGACCTTCTCGGCTACGAATCGGGCGAACTCGTCGGAGAATCCGCGGCGACGATTGCGGGTGACGACCGCATCTACGAGGATGTCGTCGAACATCTCTCCCGCGGCGAGACGTGGACCGGGCGGTTTATCGCGCAGACAAAGGCGGGCGCGAACGTGTTCGGTCGCGGATTTGCGGCTCCCATCATCGCCGACAGTACCGTCGAGGGGGTTATCGCTATCTTCGTCGATACGGCGAAACAACAGCAGTACGAGAACGCCTCAGAGGTGCTGAACAGACTCCTTCGACACGACCTCCGGAACGAACTCAACGTCATGTACGGCCACATCCAGCGCGCACAGTCGGAGTCGTCCATAGACGAGGTCACCGAAAGTCTGGAGAAAGCACAGGACAAAATCCTCGAAATCGTCCACAAATCCGAGCGAGCGCGCGACCTACGGAATCTCTTAGAGCGGTCGTACAGCGCGTCGAATCGCCCCGTCCGTCTCGACATCGTGCTCAACAATACGCTGGTCGAGGTGATGCAACAGTACCCCGACGCGGAGTTCAAATTCCAGGTGTTTCCTGAGGTCATCGTCCGCGCCGACGACCTGTTAGCTACCGCCATCGAGGCGGTGTTGGAGAACGCTGTCACGCACAACGACGCCGATGACCCGGTCGTCCGCGTCTCTGTCGAGGTTCACGACGACCACGTCATCCTCGCCATCGCCGACAACGGACCGGGCGTTCCCGAGTCCCAGCGTGATCTCATCTTCGGCCGGGAGGAGTACGATCAACTGCACCACGGGACGGGAATCAGCCTCTTTTTCGCTGACAGCGTTTTCGACAGTTACGATGGGGAGATCTGGGTCGAGGACAACGACCCGCGCGGTGCCATTTTCAAGATGCGACTCGAGCGTCCCTAA
- a CDS encoding type I restriction enzyme HsdR N-terminal domain-containing protein has protein sequence MDRDEIDEHVQRCQQLIESSPQMDEENTKVKLVQPFLELLGWNLYSTEVALEYTIPMASGSTHVDYALLVGDSPVVFVEAKPVRSTLTDDEVQQLRSYMRQELDVDWGILTNGKSFEVLTKNRHRNGGEEVSVVQFDLDDLAENPDVLELLTKESIRSGKSDEVAEQVAQTNRAIRHLQENEDSVTESVTETVENEVGDLTIDLEEQSREFVQNLVSVLREQRHFVSEEPPGESEEDDEPESDDAADEIEPLENRVAGTIARKEINGDSDARVAVFPTKESGLPFLKENEAWGFVRVGSDFDYVAMYVTGDVREVKYFAKVSDVVEPDEAELMREPLDYKDRAKIAEGKKVIMFEPGSLYELEDPVPFESKYPQSLQYTTLGKLRNAETTDDML, from the coding sequence ATGGACAGGGATGAGATAGACGAGCACGTCCAGCGGTGTCAGCAACTCATCGAGTCGTCACCGCAGATGGACGAGGAGAACACGAAGGTCAAACTCGTCCAACCGTTTCTCGAACTTCTCGGATGGAACCTCTACTCTACCGAAGTCGCCCTCGAATACACTATCCCGATGGCATCAGGAAGTACCCACGTCGATTACGCACTTCTTGTGGGGGACTCTCCGGTAGTGTTCGTTGAAGCGAAGCCTGTCCGGTCTACGCTCACCGACGACGAAGTCCAGCAATTGCGGAGTTACATGAGACAGGAACTCGATGTAGACTGGGGGATTCTGACCAACGGGAAGTCCTTTGAGGTCTTGACCAAGAACCGCCACCGGAACGGCGGCGAGGAGGTGTCCGTCGTTCAGTTCGACCTCGATGACCTCGCCGAGAATCCAGACGTGCTGGAACTGCTCACCAAGGAATCGATCCGGTCGGGGAAATCCGATGAGGTAGCGGAACAGGTCGCGCAGACGAACCGGGCGATTCGTCACCTGCAAGAAAACGAAGACAGCGTCACCGAGTCCGTCACTGAGACCGTGGAGAACGAGGTGGGCGACTTAACTATAGACCTTGAGGAACAGTCTCGGGAGTTCGTACAGAATCTCGTCTCCGTACTCCGTGAACAGCGACACTTCGTCAGCGAGGAACCGCCCGGAGAGTCGGAAGAAGATGACGAACCGGAATCCGATGACGCCGCCGACGAGATAGAACCACTGGAGAACCGGGTCGCGGGTACGATTGCCCGAAAAGAAATCAATGGGGATTCAGATGCCCGCGTAGCCGTATTCCCGACCAAAGAGTCTGGACTTCCGTTTCTCAAAGAGAACGAAGCGTGGGGGTTTGTTCGGGTTGGGAGCGACTTCGACTACGTGGCAATGTACGTCACTGGAGACGTTCGAGAAGTCAAATACTTCGCTAAGGTGAGTGACGTGGTCGAACCCGATGAGGCGGAGTTGATGCGAGAGCCGTTGGATTACAAGGACCGAGCGAAGATTGCGGAGGGAAAGAAGGTCATCATGTTCGAGCCGGGTTCACTCTACGAACTCGAAGACCCGGTTCCGTTTGAGTCGAAGTATCCGCAGTCACTCCAGTACACGACGCTCGGAAAGTTACGGAACGCGGAGACAACCGATGATATGCTCTGA
- a CDS encoding Eco57I restriction-modification methylase domain-containing protein — MDLLHELRDENEAKFVKGAYDFWEATYADEPDEVPNSWDPFINGKQSLRDFMFCLESGHALLARLLLAKATEDHDFFAGTGYDGMDDYFRGLQGFGDTINLDAFPVAADDLIDDMQEQLVEGLFQDDIFIWWTDGYREQIDTQHASGPSRFEDVARGSGDVERVSETTRDRFSRAVAEVFFNVLRFDFQDVEGDLLGDLYQRYFDPETRKALGEFYTPQPVIDYIMDGVGYERGVSNERLIDPSCGSGTFLVEAVERYITDVENFEDNPDWEEHLRDLCTRPRIVGLDIHPFAVLMAQIRFVVAILPAYREAKTQNPEFTIRRLPIYRTDTLRNERELTGADLGDDGTRQMTFDAMTEDDQDVRIPVPLPVEVDEDEVAETEDGFLVRRVRMPLFDTIQLETGVKNFGEYFAALQGVLDTVKDHMALAEEFGGDFDWEYKSGLEERINQHTSRDYSGVEEFFTPYVNDMLENVRYLKEEHNDGRLFKMFEDTVLALVVKNYMEYDYVVGNPPYVNIKYISDTAQERYTRLYDSAFGRFDLYVLFIERGLEMLTEDGELGYITSNKFARAEYGREIRRLISSEYSLAEYIDFGDTEVFKDATNYPCILFVDRDRNRKTVPYAKIRREQDNILDVVASHLGKENYLSDGIEISRYPSERLSEEVWTFTPEPVREVVTKLQQNGTTTVEEACLGVRQGVSSGGDDAFIVSPEYADQKELENELLYPLIRGENVRRWIVDWEEEVAIYPYDDDGELVDFSEYPSVKSHLEDHREYLEDRYCVKKGGKGIYEYDGPRCKSVFEGDFRIPVPDMATENQFSYADGYNCFKNTAYVLTFNDEQPYSELELLGLLNSAVSEFYIKQKSPFLNDQYFRYKSQYIDPIPLPAETDRISSVVDDILAVERLGRKVENFPDSYIDEYDGEVAYITYEWQTTRKPVNAEINTNDDGTISVQAGRTDSIVDAAMHSEDNEARKRRAEYVYAAVDGCNVKSGKEITIPIPRSDDGVVDLLDRLEADREEVRQTDIEDLEAEIDDAVYDLFDLTEDEREVVEDYLEVF, encoded by the coding sequence ATGGACCTCCTGCATGAACTCCGGGACGAGAACGAGGCGAAGTTCGTGAAAGGCGCTTACGACTTCTGGGAGGCGACATACGCCGACGAGCCGGACGAGGTGCCGAACTCATGGGACCCGTTCATCAACGGGAAGCAGTCGCTTCGAGACTTCATGTTCTGTCTGGAGAGCGGACACGCGCTTCTCGCACGGCTCCTACTAGCGAAGGCCACCGAGGACCACGATTTCTTCGCGGGCACTGGATACGATGGGATGGACGACTACTTCCGCGGGTTGCAGGGCTTCGGCGACACCATCAACCTCGATGCATTCCCCGTCGCGGCGGACGACCTCATCGACGATATGCAGGAGCAGTTAGTCGAAGGGCTGTTTCAGGACGACATCTTCATCTGGTGGACTGACGGATACAGAGAGCAGATTGATACTCAGCACGCGAGCGGGCCGAGCCGGTTCGAGGACGTAGCACGCGGATCCGGTGACGTGGAACGTGTCAGCGAGACTACTCGGGACCGCTTCAGCCGCGCCGTCGCCGAGGTGTTCTTCAACGTCCTACGGTTCGACTTCCAAGACGTGGAGGGCGATCTCCTCGGGGACCTCTACCAGCGGTATTTCGACCCGGAGACGCGCAAGGCACTCGGCGAGTTCTACACGCCACAGCCGGTCATCGACTACATCATGGACGGCGTCGGCTACGAGCGCGGCGTCTCGAACGAGCGACTCATCGACCCGTCGTGTGGGTCCGGGACCTTCCTCGTGGAGGCCGTCGAGCGGTACATCACCGACGTGGAGAACTTCGAGGACAACCCCGACTGGGAGGAGCATCTACGCGACCTCTGTACCCGCCCGCGCATTGTTGGGCTTGATATACACCCGTTCGCTGTTCTGATGGCACAGATTCGCTTCGTGGTCGCTATCCTCCCGGCGTATCGAGAGGCGAAAACGCAGAATCCCGAGTTTACCATTCGGCGGCTCCCAATCTACCGAACCGACACCCTCCGAAACGAGCGGGAACTGACGGGCGCGGACCTCGGCGACGACGGCACCCGGCAGATGACCTTCGACGCGATGACCGAGGACGACCAAGACGTACGGATTCCCGTCCCGCTTCCGGTGGAAGTAGACGAGGACGAGGTCGCCGAAACCGAGGACGGCTTCCTCGTGCGCCGGGTTCGGATGCCGCTGTTCGACACGATTCAGTTGGAGACTGGCGTCAAGAACTTCGGGGAGTATTTCGCGGCCCTACAAGGCGTCTTGGACACCGTCAAGGACCATATGGCGCTGGCCGAGGAATTCGGCGGCGACTTCGACTGGGAATACAAGAGTGGGCTGGAGGAGCGCATCAACCAGCACACGTCGCGGGACTACTCTGGGGTAGAGGAGTTCTTCACACCCTACGTGAACGATATGCTGGAGAACGTGCGCTACCTGAAGGAGGAACACAACGACGGACGGCTGTTCAAGATGTTCGAGGACACCGTGCTCGCGCTCGTCGTGAAGAACTACATGGAGTACGACTACGTCGTGGGGAATCCGCCGTATGTGAATATCAAATATATCTCCGATACCGCGCAAGAACGCTACACCAGACTATACGATTCAGCATTTGGGCGTTTTGACCTCTATGTTTTATTTATTGAGCGTGGACTGGAGATGCTAACTGAGGACGGCGAGTTAGGTTACATTACCTCGAATAAGTTTGCCCGTGCAGAGTATGGGAGAGAAATCAGGCGGTTAATCAGTTCGGAGTATTCCTTGGCGGAGTACATCGACTTTGGCGATACAGAGGTATTCAAGGACGCAACTAATTACCCCTGTATTCTGTTTGTTGACCGTGATAGAAATAGAAAAACCGTCCCATATGCAAAAATTAGACGAGAACAAGATAATATCCTCGATGTAGTTGCATCTCACTTAGGTAAAGAAAACTACCTCTCAGACGGGATTGAAATCTCCCGATATCCGTCTGAGAGATTATCCGAAGAAGTGTGGACATTCACCCCGGAACCGGTTCGTGAGGTTGTGACGAAATTACAACAGAACGGAACCACCACAGTTGAAGAAGCGTGTCTTGGGGTTCGACAAGGTGTCTCTTCTGGTGGGGATGATGCGTTTATTGTGTCCCCCGAATATGCAGACCAGAAGGAGTTAGAGAACGAATTGCTATATCCTCTCATCCGTGGGGAGAATGTTCGTCGCTGGATTGTTGATTGGGAGGAAGAAGTCGCTATATACCCATACGATGACGACGGCGAGTTGGTTGACTTTTCCGAGTATCCGAGCGTGAAATCTCATTTAGAGGACCACCGTGAGTATCTCGAAGACCGATATTGCGTAAAAAAAGGAGGGAAGGGAATCTATGAGTACGACGGCCCAAGGTGTAAGTCTGTTTTTGAGGGAGATTTTAGAATTCCTGTTCCAGATATGGCGACTGAAAATCAATTCTCCTATGCTGACGGGTACAACTGTTTCAAAAACACCGCATACGTACTTACTTTTAATGATGAACAACCCTATTCGGAGTTGGAGTTGCTTGGTTTGTTAAATAGTGCTGTGTCGGAGTTCTATATCAAACAAAAAAGTCCATTCTTGAATGACCAATATTTCCGATATAAGAGCCAGTACATTGACCCAATACCACTACCCGCAGAAACCGACCGTATTTCTTCAGTCGTTGACGATATTCTTGCAGTTGAGAGATTGGGTCGAAAGGTCGAGAATTTCCCAGATTCATATATTGACGAATATGACGGCGAGGTGGCGTATATCACATACGAGTGGCAAACGACTCGGAAACCAGTAAATGCAGAAATTAATACCAACGACGACGGTACAATATCGGTACAAGCAGGACGAACCGATAGCATCGTAGATGCGGCGATGCACTCTGAGGACAACGAGGCCCGCAAGCGCCGGGCCGAGTACGTTTATGCGGCAGTAGACGGCTGCAACGTCAAGAGCGGCAAAGAAATAACTATTCCAATCCCCCGAAGCGATGACGGCGTTGTGGACCTGCTGGACCGGCTTGAAGCCGACCGCGAGGAAGTCCGGCAGACCGACATCGAAGACCTCGAAGCCGAGATTGATGACGCGGTCTACGACCTATTCGACCTGACCGAGGACGAGCGCGAAGTCGTAGAGGACTACCTCGAAGTGTTCTGA